Below is a window of Gammaproteobacteria bacterium DNA.
CAGTTCCGCGTCTGTCTTGCGCACCCGGTCCCGCAGCGTTTCCAGGTTGGCCGGCACCGTGGGGTCGGGGCCGTCCGCCCCGGAGGAGGTCTGTGCCAGGCCGCAGGCCAGTTCCGTAACCTGGTGGCCCAGCTTGCGCAACAGGAACGGGACATAGGAACCGGCCATGCCGTTGGCGCAATCTACGACGATCTTCCGGGAGATTTCGCTCTTGGGGAACTCGTCCAGGAGGCGTTGCACGTAATACGTAAAAAAGTTCATGGTTTGCATGCGGCCGCGCCCGCTATGCTCCGGCATCCCCTGCTGGATGCTGTGGTACAGGGCGCGGATCCGCTCTCCCCACAAGGGCGCGCCCCCGACCACGATTTTCAAGCCGTTGTAATCGTCGTTGTTATGACTGCCGGTGACGACCACGCCATCCTGAATCTTTTGATGGTTCTGCGCGAAGTAGAGCACTGGGGTGGGCACCATGCCCAGATTCCGCACATTTATGCCTTCCGAGACCAGGCCCTTGATCAGCCCCTTGACCAGGTCAACGCTGGAATTGCGGCCATCGCGTCCCACCAGGATAACGGAACGGCCCTGGTTCCGGAGCTCCACGCCTATGGCGCGGCCGATGAGGCGCATCGTCTTGGGATTGAGTTCCTTGTCCACCAGGCCGCGCACATCGTACTCGCGGAAGATGTGTGCGGGCACCTGCGCCTCGTCGCCGCCCGCGGGGGCGGCAGCCGCTTCCCCCGCGCCGTTCTCCTCTTTGCCCGCCGCGCCCTTCTTTGCCGCGGGACGGACCGCGGTCGCCGGTCCCTGGTCGGCCGCGTCCGCTTTCAGGCTTCCCGTTTCTCCCCCCGCGCTCTGAACCTGCGTAATTTCGCCGCGGGCGGCGCCCCGTGCCGCCTGCGGCCGCGTCACCGCCTTCTGCGACGGCGCCTTTTTCTTCCGCATCCTGGGCAGTCCGGGCACCTCCGCCAGGAGTCGTTCCAGGCCGGGGTACTCCCCTTCCATGATTGCCCGGGCCGCACCCTCGAATACGACGCCGGCGGCGG
It encodes the following:
- a CDS encoding phosphomannomutase/phosphoglucomutase (catalyzes the interconversion of alpha-D-mannose 1-phosphate to alpha-D-mannose 6-phosphate and alpha-D-glucose 1-phosphate to alpha-D-glucose 6-phosphate); protein product: MGILIAILAVLAVGAGGAALYFRHRYKKVTPAAGVVFEGAARAIMEGEYPGLERLLAEVPGLPRMRKKKAPSQKAVTRPQAARGAARGEITQVQSAGGETGSLKADAADQGPATAVRPAAKKGAAGKEENGAGEAAAAPAGGDEAQVPAHIFREYDVRGLVDKELNPKTMRLIGRAIGVELRNQGRSVILVGRDGRNSSVDLVKGLIKGLVSEGINVRNLGMVPTPVLYFAQNHQKIQDGVVVTGSHNNDDYNGLKIVVGGAPLWGERIRALYHSIQQGMPEHSGRGRMQTMNFFTYYVQRLLDEFPKSEISRKIVVDCANGMAGSYVPFLLRKLGHQVTELACGLAQTSSGADGPDPTVPANLETLRDRVRKTDAELGLAYDGDGDRLVVIDGEGEIVWPDRILMLFSKDVLSRNPGGTIIFDVKCSNRLASWIEEHKGKPFMWKTGHSLIRSKMAELDACLAGEFSGHIFFGERWYGFDDAIYATCRLLEVLAQDRRSPTEVLRELPGGIGSPEYRIPVAEGTAPELVRRFQEECRKQEGARLIDIDGIRVEYPDRWGLLRPSNTSPSLVLRFEGQNQDALSQIQKQFGELLLRTDPALTLPF